atgaatttaattttttacccatttatatttttcaaacataaatttttttttctaaacactTCAAAATTTCGATTTTAACTGGTCATGAAAAGTCTACTTGGAATGAAGGCCCAATACGAGGAAGCACAGATACAAAGCAGATACGGGTCGGGTTAAAACCGGATCAAGAGACCCGTGGGTCAGGACGCGGAtcctacttttttttttcttttaacattccttattttctctctctctctctctctcccatTTTCTACCTTTTTTCTCCCTTCTATCTTCATTCTTCCCCAAAGACGAAACGTAGCCGCCGCTCAAAGCCACCGTTGTCGCCGCCGTCTGGCCTCAGATCCGCCGTATTTTTACGCCGAATTGAAGCTCCGCGTCTCCTATTCCTTTTTATCGGTGTAGATTCCCTAAAAATCAATCCTCGGAAAGAGGCAAAACTGGAGTCTCGAGTTTCGAAGTGTCCTTATTCCGATCTCGGAATCTGACCGTTGAATCGGCCTGAGATCGAGCTATATTCTTTTTCGCCTCAAGCGTTACTCGCTGACCTTTCGGATCGGTCAAAAAATACCCTCCTGGCCgatttttaggttattttatttatgatttattttacTTTTGATATCCTTGGTTTTCTGACTTATTCCGCTCttctttttcttgttttttttttatttttttctaatatTTAATTGTTGAGGATAAATCAAAGCTAAAACTAAAATTAgaagtaaatataaaaataaaacgaaAATAGAATCAAGCGaaaaattcctttttttttaatcCAAAGGGAAATTTGTTATCATGATCTGTCTTAAGGTAAATGGCATTTCGAGGCATATGCTGATAGTCTTATTGTCAACTCCGGGGCTCAATATGCGATGATACATATCACTTTTATTAAGTGGATTGGATGCTTAAGCTTTTGTTCTTTTTTTATTATGTGTATATACTATATATTGTTGATCTTGTTCTTTGATGTTGTTATGCAGGCACTTAACCTGTTGAAGACTGGAGTTTTATACTGATCTGTGTTGCTAATTATCTGACAAGATTGGAGGAACCAAATTAGCTGTAGGTTTCTTGGCCTTGTTGTTAAATAATACCAGTGTAATTTTGTTCTGGTACAATATAGGTGCTATTTTGTGTATTTCCTTTCAGTTTTTTTTAGTATTGATGCAATATTTTATTGGAGCTTTGCTTAATTGTTTTCAGAGCCGTATTTGTACTTGCACCGGGAGTTTCTCTTCTACACTGGTGTCAAGTAGTAAGCCAGAAGCCACGGCATCCTGCAAGATTTGTTGTGGTAGACCATTAGTTGATGGAATAGGGTCTGTATCTTCAGGCATGATGAGCACAGTAGGCCTGGAACTCACAAGTTTTATAGATCCCGATTGGACTTGGAAGACTGTTTCAAAGAGGAATAGGAGTGCAACAAGGCGTAGTAGGAAACTGGTAGCTGATAGCTTGACATTTGGAAAGGGGCTAGCTGATAAAAATGCCAGAACACTGGAGGATGTTACGGTTTCAGAGTCAGAGAAGGTTAAATTACATTCTTTTGTACTTATAAAACTACCCTCAGGGTTTCTCACTTGTTTCAACTAATTATCTGTTTTTCTATTAGCAGGTTGGTGTGGATGTTTTAGGACGGCGCTTTAGTGAAAAAGTAGAGAATGTTCCAATTAAGAAAAGGAGATTTATGTTCCAGTCTTCGTCACCCCCACCCCCATCGACTCCTAATCTGCACCTGGAAGCCTCTGCACGGCATGTAGATTTTCAGCCTGCTCCAGATCAGGATTCTGGTTCAGGTGCTGTGCAGGGGCAACAGCTCAGAAAATCTGATTGTTCTGCCAAGTCATTTGTCTCTAGTATCGATGTTGAGAAGATTTCAGAGGTAATAAATGGTGTTGATGATTTCTCAGGGATTGAAATACTTGCAGCTGCTGCTTGCAGCGATAGCATCTGTAATGATGTTACTGAAAATGAGGGAAATCCATTAGTAGAAGAACCAACGCAGGAGAAAATTCAGTCTTCTGCTTCTTCAATTCATTTGGAAGAAACTACTGCATCATTGGAGGTGGCGTGCAGCTTTCCAAAAGAATCAGTAAATGAAAGTAAGTCTGAGGGTTCATCTTCCCAGGACAATTCCTTTGCTGTTTTGCATGAATTTCCTAGTGACAAGGAGACAACACCAGAAAGTTCTGTTCCATTGCCAGATGATAGGTTACTTTGGGATTTAAATGTTTCAATGGATGCTTGGCCTTGTGATGGTGGGAATGTTGATTCTAAAAAGGATTCTATTGATGATATTTCTGTGAGAAGTGAAGAGTTGCAGACTAAGGAACCTCATGATATAAAAAATGATGCTACAAACGCAGTGGTTGCATCTGATGTTGGTGGGGGTAATAAGATGACTTCAGACTCAAGAACCATGCCTGTTGGGACTGATGATTCGAGTACGGCGAAACAGGAATCTCAAGGATGCTCTGGTTATGATTCTCAAAAGGATTCTTTTGATAATATTTCTGTGGGAAGTGAAGAGTCGCCTACTAAAGAACCTCAAGATGTAAAAAATGGTACTACGAATGAAGTGGTTTCATTTGATGTTGATGGTACAACGAACGAAGTGGTTTCATCTGATGTTGATGGTACTATGAACGAAGTGGTTTCATCTGATGTTGATGGGGGTAATAGGATGACTTCAGACATCAGAACCGTGCCTGTTGAGACTGATGACTTGAGTACAGAGAAACAGGAATCTCAAGGATGCTCTAGCTATGATTCTCCAAAGGATTCTTTTGATACTATTTCTGTGAGAAGTGAAGAGTTGCAGGCTAAGGAACCTCAGGATATAAAAGATGATAATACGAATGATGTGGTTTCACCTGATGTTGATGGGGGTAATAGGATGACTTCAGATTTGAGAACTTTGCCTGTTGAGACTGATGACTTGAATGGAGAGAAACAGGACACTGAAGGATGCTCTGGTTATGATTCACAATTTGAGGATGGGGAGTTGAGGGAATCAGATGTTCAATGTTGGGAGGAAGCTGAACAGGTGGATTATGACACTGAATTTGAGGAAGAAAGATCATTTGGCTTGGAAGCTGAGAGTGGTGAGCAGGAACTAAAGGTAGAAAGAGGATCAAATCCGGAACTAACTGGCAGTTTTAAATGTTACGAAGCAGGAGAGAGTTTGAGGAAAAATTCAGTGAGCTTGAAGATTGGAACTGTGGAAGTTTCCGATGGTGAGGCTATGAAAATTGATTGCTTGGATAGGTCTAATTATGATCTTAGAGTAGATTTATCCAAGGTATCAAAAAGGGAAATACTTTCATGTGTTGAAGGATCATTGTCCACTGATGTTGTACAGAGAAGCAGGTGATTTTTTTGGATGCAATTGTCTCTTCTCTTGGATGTACATTTCTAGCTTTGATTGATTACTCTGCTTATTCTAATATTTCAGGTTTGACAATTTTAATGGTTTGTATCCTCGAGCTGAAAGAGGCTCTGGTTCTGACAGATTTGTTGGTTGTGATGGATCTTCTTCACATATGCGTGTCAGAAGCCCAGGAGGTGCTCATTTTTTCAATCCTTCAGCTAATTATCGGGATTCTAAGCGGCAGGATCCATCTATTTATCATGGCCCTTACGGTTTTGGGCGCCCCAGACCGAAAAGTGCTTTTGACAACCGAGAATATCCCATGGGTGCAGACCAAGCACCTTCGGAAGCTGCTGGTGTTCCAAGAACTGACCACCGTATTACCCGGCAATTTACGGGCTCTAACAGGTCATTGCTTAGAAGGAGATCACCAATTGAAAGGGCTGATTCTTACGGTATGTTTCCAAGGATGCCAAACGTAAGAGATACTAGTCCTGATCGGAACAGGTTTAGAAGATATCCGCAAGGAGTTAGTAGAGGCATCAGAGATCAATATCTCAGGCATATTCCTGATGACAGCTCACGGTACGAGAGTCGCATGCCACATTGTATAGACAGGAGAGAAAGAAGCATTTCCCCCCACGGCGGAAGACCTCACCATACTGTACCTTACAAGAGAGTTCGATCAAGATCAAGGAGCCGCTCTCCCATTGATTGGTTATTGCACAGGGATCGAAATGAGGGTTCAAGACGTCGCAACAGGTCACCCGATTTTAGGTCTGATGCTAGAATAGATAGGGTGAGGCTGCCATTTGCAAAGCGATTTGCTGCAGGTTACGGAGAGTTCATGTCCTCACCACGAAGTCGTGTTTCACCACAACGAAATTCCAAGATCTTTGAGGATCGTAGTAATCCTGGTTTAGACCATTTTAGGGAACGGAAATCACACATGAGAATGATTCAACAAGATCAAAGGTTTGATCAAGTCCGCCCCTTTCGGAGATTAAATTCACACGATTACTTCAACCCCATGATTCGACCTAGAAGATTTCCCGATAGGACTACTGGTGGTAAAGGGTGTAAATATGAAACCAGTGAAGATGGTAAACATAGTAGCAGATATCCAATGATTCATCGAGTGAGGTGTTACGATACAGATGGTGGAGCCCGTCGGTTTCGTTATAACGAAGAAGATTCATACATGGCTAAGAACTCTTCAACCGTGACTAATTCAACTGGGGTCTCATCTAGACGCCCCGATGATGCTGATGCACCTAGGACAGCCAGTGATGATAGGTGAATTTAAGATTATATGCACAACTGTGACAGGATTTGGCTGGAAAAAAGGGAGATGTGAAACCTTGTAAGAGGTAATATCTCTTTTCTCTTTTACCCAATCATATATGCTTGTATTTGGCCTGGCTGGTGggagatttttgtttttatttttttttcacctTCTTTTTTACCAATTCCATTTACAGGGCAGCATGCCATCTAAATTCCCTctccttatttttttttctttttagtttgTAGTTTCACTTTGCATAGAATTTTTTTTCACCTCTTTTACTTCTCTTTTCCATAGTTAAAGTTAAAAAAGAGGTTTGTTTTTACTTTTAATGATTATGCTTCTTTTTTTCTAATACAAGATTACAGACAAGCATATTATTTACTGTTAGGTTCTTTGCACCCATAGGGAAAAAATCATCATATTTACTATATTATAAAAATGTATTCAAAAGTACTGAGAAAAGATGCATTTTTAAGCCATGGAAGTATATTGATGGTATGTTTTGCAAAGATTGTTTACAGTGGCATAGTAGGAGATGATTAGTTTATCTGTTGATTGATCAAATTGTCATTAAGTCGTGGTTTCCGGAGCCAGACGGGTTTCTTGTTTAACTGGTCCAGTTCGATTGAATTAatcattaaaaaatattaaaaagagaACACCGGTTTAACTGTCTGAGCCCCTTGTTTTGAAAACAGTGCATTAAGTTTAGCTTTTTTGCAAGGTGGCTTGAAAAAATCAATCGCATTGTGATTGTTGATGTCAGTGATGATTGAACCGGACAGGATCGGTCAGTCGGGTCATGAATTGGCTGGATATTAGACCGGTTGAACAGGGAATCTATATTTAttcttttatgaatttttaattggtCTGGTAAATAGGTGGTCTGATTTAAAACATTGAAGGATGCAGCCATGTATTACCAATATATATGAAGAGTGTATATCAACAGTAGGTTTGGCCCAGTGACTAAAAGCTAgaatatatacatgaaatgaaATGGTTAAGACACAAGAGTAGAATAGATAGCCTCGTAAACAGGGGAAAATAGCTTGAAgaaaaaaatggatggatgcctTTGCAATTAAAAAATCTTTAATAATTTGATTCACTGTGGCCCCACTTTTGTGCATTGAACATttattaatctatatatatatatgttcagaGTAGATTAATTTCCTCTAAAAGAAAAATGATAAGAGAGAGGAAGACATTCAACACACAGTGAGGAGAAGCTGGAACCCATGGAGGATATATTATACTTTTGTGGACATCACCATCGACTGTTTATTTAAATTGAGTTTCACTTTCATTTCTTTGTGGGTGAAGTGTAAAGTCTTAATTTCTTTTATGGTTGATGTGATTTTTTTATTCATAAAAATTGCAGACACTAAGTTTTGGAGATTGTAACTAAAATCAAATATGGTTACAGGATTAAACAAAGATGGTAATAACAAACACAAGCCAATGGGCTAAACTTCAGTTCAAGCCATGATGAAACCAGTACCTGCAGCTGAGAAAAACAACATAATTAAATACATTCAGAAAGGGGGTATTTCAATTGAATTTGGTTAATTAATCTGATTAATCGAGTTTTATTTCAAATCAAGATTTTTACGGATTTTCTGTCCAATTAATGGGTCTGAATCCTAAAACAGTGCAACGAGCTCAGAGAAATAATGGTTGTCCAAATTGGGTAGTTCAATCAAGGCACCTATTTCAGAAAGCTAGAATTTTTTATGTACATTTATGGCTCATAAATTTTGGTGAGAGCTTAATTTTAAAGATTTAGTGAATTTTAATGAActtattcatataaattttatttacgcATAAAGATAAATTAAGACTATAACGTTAATTCATTttgatttttcacttttaaaatttagttaaattattttttaacagaaaaattgattaatttgttaaaattttagtgAAATTGATGTGGTGTCTTGCAAGTTATCAATGTATTTTCATTGTTAACATagataatttttgaaaaaattatgttttttctaaaatttataaatattttattatttttaagtttttatatatTACTACATCAATATCaataaatttttaattcaaaagaaaaaaattaagaaCTAATATGAGAAAAGAGAAACACCAAAAAGGTAAACCTGGCGTCCCTTCTAATGATCTTCAAGACCATCCCATGCCAAACATGATAAAAATCTAAAGTGATAAGGATAAGAAAGATTGGACTAAGTGTCCTACACCTCATTTGGCCTTTTGACGTTGACATACCCAAtgtgtgttcttttttttttttaaatatttacattataatatattattttttattacataatatgttaataataataataaataaattaaattaaaaataaatcaggTCAAGGTTAAGTTAAGCATATTGAATCTTGAATATCCAAAATATAAATgggttaattattattcaaatgcTCGGAGTGTGCTTTAAATTTGCACAGATAGCTTAGCTCTTGGACAAGCGTAACGTAAGATAAAAATTATATTGCATcacaatttataaaaaaataaattgatttttttatgtgAGCATTGTGCttcatcaaaatataaaaatggtCCAAGATAGACCGATTGAGTCTTAGTTCAATTAATATCAatattattatcgatgcatgagaATATAAATTCGAGTGTATTGAaatgcattatcctcctatttaaaagttaaaaagaagGTATAAATAGTTCTAGTATTGTATCAAAAGCAAAGATTAAGAATCATGATGTAACACTCATACGaatagaagtaaaaaaaaaaaaaaagcagacaTCGTGATGACCAACTATGGTCAAATTCTATAGAAGGCCCTTGTACTATGCATTTCAGCAAATTTAACCCCTCATCATTTCTAATACCTTTATTTTTCGAAATAAATATTTCAATCCtaaaatcattttcttttcctttaatttcgtcaaatagttaaatattaatgggtcttatttattttttaaacatttGTATTATGCATTTTCTTTTGTCTTTTTTACATATGCAAAAACTTTTTCTAATTGTTCAAAAAATGTCAGTTATCACATGTTTTAAAAGATATATTATTTGAgagaacttttcaaaattaaaaacacATGTTGAAAATGTAAAGAGGGTAAATATGATTGAATCATAGTAGCAGAATTAAATATTCCAAAATATGCATAGTACAAGGACCTTTTTTAGAATTTTACCTTTATTTATCTTCCCTTTGGGACTGGATAGTTTTGTGTCTGAGGTCACTTTCAATAATTAGTCTTTTGCAAGCAATAATACAGCTGCAAAAAGCCTTTGAATATTTATCTTCTAAATTGGGGAATCTGAAAGTGCCTGCTCACATGCTAAAAAGTTATCTAGTCAGTTTTCaagcttcattttttttttttaatgatacAAGACAAAATTGCATATTAAGTTTTTAAAATCAAACCGGTAGTTGAACTGATCAGATCAccagtttaattaaataaatcaatttgTACTAGTTTTGGTCAATCGGTTCAATGTCATTCTCAAGACTGATACTTAGACCAAATTCCTAATCCAACCGGTCCGGTTCAAACAACCTTGGTTGAAGTATACCATCTCATAAGAATTTGTTATTTGATTTTGAATTCTAAAACTAATTCAGAGCTATATATATGGAAAATAAAATTGATGAAACCTACATTGCTTGGGACTCTTGTGTCTGACACATAGATATGTGAATATGACCTCTAAAGCTCCTTAAGATACATGGAAGAACTTAAAAAAGACTAATCATTCCAGTGTCGGGTACATACCTAGATCTGACATTCACACCCGGGTCTGAGTAACACAGGTGGGATTTGCAATTTTTATGAGCTTTAGTAAGGAGGGAGAAGAAAGATATCTAGCATCTACCCTGGTTTTCAATTGACAAGATTTAACCATTTCAAAGCTAGTTTCATAACAACTCACCGTGTTAGAAATCGGAATAGGAGAAGAAAGATGTCTAGCATCTACCTTGGTTTCCCTAATAATACAATGATTGCAAATTACAAAACAGTAAGCAAATCTAACTAGCTTTACATTGATATTAGAATAATGATTCGATTCGTGGTTCTTCCTGGGAATTGGTTCTCTGCCAAATGTCAAATATCGTAGAATTAAAAACAATTAATGTATTGCCATACCTCATGGTCTTTACACCCTGACCATCATCGGGCATGCATGCTGGCAGGGGATCGACCACCTATCTCGCTGCCAATATCATCTTCTATTTCACTACCATCTAAACAAATGCCATTGTTGTTGACACTAAGCTCAGAACTAGCGTTACTGCTTGTAGCAAGAGGGGAATCGGAGACACTAATATTTCTGCTTCGTGTGGGACCCGATCTCACACTGTACATAGATGATGCTGGAATATTTGTCATTAATGGCCGTAAATTACCAGGAATGCGTCGCCTTATATCCTGGTCAAGACAATGTGAAGTCAGATAAAGATTTAGCCACCTCCCCAACCTTCAATCTCTTAGTGTATTGGGATATAACTATTAACTAGAGGATTTGGGATACCT
The Gossypium arboreum isolate Shixiya-1 chromosome 10, ASM2569848v2, whole genome shotgun sequence genome window above contains:
- the LOC108464024 gene encoding uncharacterized protein LOC108464024 codes for the protein MMSTVGLELTSFIDPDWTWKTVSKRNRSATRRSRKLVADSLTFGKGLADKNARTLEDVTVSESEKVGVDVLGRRFSEKVENVPIKKRRFMFQSSSPPPPSTPNLHLEASARHVDFQPAPDQDSGSGAVQGQQLRKSDCSAKSFVSSIDVEKISEVINGVDDFSGIEILAAAACSDSICNDVTENEGNPLVEEPTQEKIQSSASSIHLEETTASLEVACSFPKESVNESKSEGSSSQDNSFAVLHEFPSDKETTPESSVPLPDDRLLWDLNVSMDAWPCDGGNVDSKKDSIDDISVRSEELQTKEPHDIKNDATNAVVASDVGGGNKMTSDSRTMPVGTDDSSTAKQESQGCSGYDSQKDSFDNISVGSEESPTKEPQDVKNGTTNEVVSFDVDGTTNEVVSSDVDGTMNEVVSSDVDGGNRMTSDIRTVPVETDDLSTEKQESQGCSSYDSPKDSFDTISVRSEELQAKEPQDIKDDNTNDVVSPDVDGGNRMTSDLRTLPVETDDLNGEKQDTEGCSGYDSQFEDGELRESDVQCWEEAEQVDYDTEFEEERSFGLEAESGEQELKVERGSNPELTGSFKCYEAGESLRKNSVSLKIGTVEVSDGEAMKIDCLDRSNYDLRVDLSKVSKREILSCVEGSLSTDVVQRSRFDNFNGLYPRAERGSGSDRFVGCDGSSSHMRVRSPGGAHFFNPSANYRDSKRQDPSIYHGPYGFGRPRPKSAFDNREYPMGADQAPSEAAGVPRTDHRITRQFTGSNRSLLRRRSPIERADSYGMFPRMPNVRDTSPDRNRFRRYPQGVSRGIRDQYLRHIPDDSSRYESRMPHCIDRRERSISPHGGRPHHTVPYKRVRSRSRSRSPIDWLLHRDRNEGSRRRNRSPDFRSDARIDRVRLPFAKRFAAGYGEFMSSPRSRVSPQRNSKIFEDRSNPGLDHFRERKSHMRMIQQDQRFDQVRPFRRLNSHDYFNPMIRPRRFPDRTTGGKGCKYETSEDGKHSSRYPMIHRVRCYDTDGGARRFRYNEEDSYMAKNSSTVTNSTGVSSRRPDDADAPRTASDDR